The proteins below are encoded in one region of Colletotrichum lupini chromosome 5, complete sequence:
- a CDS encoding eukaryotic aspartyl protease: MEAFFKAQAKFKADKGLSKIPVIANKNYQRHGTKSYVYLLNKFKFEPTKPGPYVQTRRMAQRGLAAPGFNAAVGGRVSMSKVLSKKTGDDQHGDVTAEDQQYDSMYLCEVSIGTPPQKFKLDFDTGSSDLWVFSTELSSATQKGHNIFDASKSSTYKKLDGKTWKISYGDGSSASGDVGTDNLVLGGLTVENQAIESASQLADQFSQGSGDGLLGLAFGSINTVMRDGNFRDPVATPVENMIAQQDIPKDAELFTSAFYSERDEAKPRSFYTFGWIDTDLVSASGEDIHWTDIDNSQGFWMFESGSASINGKAVTQSGNKAIADTGTTLALVSDEVCDALYKAIPSAKYDDQQQGYVLPTSTKADDLPEFKVAVGDKEFVIQKEDLAFAPASDGFWYGGVQSRGSNEFDILGDAFLKSIYAIWDQGNTRFGCVPKIEKTQNLTPPS; encoded by the exons ATGGAAGCATTCTTCAAAGCTCAAGCCAAGTTCAAGGCCGACAAGGGCCTCTCCAAGATCCCCGTCATCGCCAACAAGAACTACCAGCGTCATGGCACAAAATCCTACGTCTACCTGCTCAACAAGTTCAAGTTCGAACCAACAAAGCCAGGCCCCTATGTTCAGACACGAAGGATGGCTCAGAGAGGGCTTGCAGCTCCCGGGTTCAATGCTGCTGTCGGCGGTCGTGTCTCCATGAGCAAGGTTTTGTCCAAGAAGACTGGCGACGACCAGCACGGGGATGTTACAGCCGAAGACCAGCAATATGACTCCATGTACCTTTGCGAAGTCTCAATCGGCACGCCACCGCAAAAGTTCAAGTTGGACTTTGACACAGGTTCTTCTGACCTTTGG GTTTTCTCGACCGAACTTAGCAGCGCCACGCAGAAGGGTCACAACATCTTCGACGCCTCCAAGTCCTCAACTTACAAGAAGCTCGACGGAAAGACGTGGAAGATCTCGTACGGCGACGGTAGTTCGGCGTCAGGCGATGTTGGCACCGACAACCTCGTCCTCGGCGGGCTGACAGTCGAGAACCAAGCGATCGAGTCAGCCTCGCAGCTCGCAGACCAGTTCTCCCAGGGCAGCGGAGATGGTCTTCTCGGTCTCGCCTTCGGGTCTATCAACACCGTCATGCGCGATGGCAACTTCCGCGACCCCGTCGCCACACCCGTCGAGAACATGATTGCGCAGCAAGACATCCCCAAGGATGCGGAGCTCTTCACCTCTGCGTTTTATAGCGAGCGGGACGAGGCGAAGCCGCGGTCTTTTTACACATTTGGCTGGATCGACACGGATCTCGTCTCGGCCTCGGGCGAGGATATCCACTGGACTGACATCGATAACTCGCAAGGGTTCTGGATGTTCGAGTCCGGGTCCGCGAGTATTAACGGCAAGGCCGTGACGCAGAGCGGGAACAAGGCCATCGCAGACACAGGCACGACGCTGGCGCTCGTCTCAGATGAGGTCTGCGATGCGCTGTACAAGGCGATCCCCAGTGCCAAGTACGACGACCAGCAGCAGGGTTACGTGTTACCGACGAGCACCAAGGCGGACGACCTGCCCGAGTTCAAGGTCGCCGTCGGTGACAAGGAGTTTGTGATTCAGAAGGAGGACCTCGCGTTTGCGCCGGCGAGTGATGGGTTCTGGTACGGCGGAGTGCAGTCGCGGGGTTCCAACGAGTTTGACATCTTGGGTGATGCGTTCCTGAAGTCGATTTATGCG ATTTGGGATCAGGGAAACACTCGATTTGGCTGCGTTCCGAAGATTGAGAAGACGCAGAATCTCACACCGCCGTCTTAA